Proteins from a genomic interval of Caldicellulosiruptor diazotrophicus:
- a CDS encoding DUF2232 domain-containing protein, translating into MNNKLLKEGLISIVTGVFQLVLFLFQFNPIFALVGFPLYVVAVKENFSRSIAISYVISALIIMILGKSPINLLFILITFILPVCVFLILRVSKTTVMDFVIYIAGFLFYHVLFIKAIKILYKIDIVELVLSILEGILKGYFNPAGDDKLNKLVEFLKLFMPGFVIVEAITFALFGYYITKFVANKVGIQKEFLPFSKLFMPKEVTVGVVVFFILSLFLTSINVFYIIVSNMTMILTWLLFIQALSLMYAVITEKIRSPFIRGWLFTVLIIFSMQFFVLMIFIGFLDLIVDFKKRKPKRVEL; encoded by the coding sequence ATGAACAATAAACTGCTAAAAGAAGGGCTTATATCAATAGTTACTGGAGTTTTCCAGTTGGTTTTATTTTTATTTCAGTTTAATCCTATTTTTGCTTTGGTAGGTTTTCCTCTTTATGTTGTAGCAGTTAAGGAGAATTTTTCAAGAAGTATAGCTATATCGTATGTTATTTCTGCCTTAATAATTATGATTCTTGGAAAATCCCCAATTAATTTACTTTTTATTCTAATAACATTTATCTTGCCGGTGTGTGTATTTTTGATTTTACGCGTTTCAAAAACTACTGTTATGGATTTTGTAATATACATTGCTGGATTTTTGTTCTATCATGTCCTTTTTATAAAGGCTATAAAAATTCTTTACAAGATAGATATCGTAGAGCTTGTTCTTTCTATTTTAGAAGGCATTTTAAAAGGTTACTTTAACCCAGCTGGCGATGACAAACTGAATAAACTTGTGGAATTTTTGAAACTTTTTATGCCCGGATTTGTAATTGTTGAGGCTATCACATTTGCACTTTTTGGGTATTATATTACCAAATTTGTAGCAAACAAAGTTGGAATTCAAAAGGAATTTTTACCTTTTTCAAAGCTATTTATGCCCAAAGAAGTGACAGTTGGAGTTGTAGTATTCTTTATTCTTTCTTTATTTTTGACAAGCATCAATGTTTTTTATATTATTGTGAGCAACATGACAATGATTCTTACGTGGCTTTTATTTATTCAAGCACTTTCTTTGATGTATGCAGTCATAACTGAAAAAATTCGCTCACCGTTTATTAGAGGCTGGCTTTTTACAGTTTTGATTATATTCAGTATGCAATTTTTTGTTTTAATGATATTCATTGGTTTTTTAGACCTTATAGTTGATTTTAAAAAACGCAAACCAAAGAGGGTGGAATTGTGA
- a CDS encoding 2-oxoacid:acceptor oxidoreductase family protein, which yields MGKMIEIRWHGRGGQGAKTASLLLAEAAFNTGKYVQGFPEYGPERMGAPITAYNRISDEKITIHSNIYEPDYVVVVDETLIGSVDVTKGLKKGGAIIVNTSKSPEEVKKMLGDFDGKVYTIDARKISMECLGKYFPNIPVLGAVIKVTGIIPEEEAIKDMEGSLHHKFATKPDVIEGNLKAFVRGMQEVQG from the coding sequence ATGGGCAAGATGATTGAGATAAGATGGCATGGTCGAGGTGGCCAGGGTGCAAAGACAGCTTCACTTCTTTTAGCTGAAGCTGCTTTCAACACAGGCAAATACGTTCAAGGTTTTCCTGAGTATGGGCCGGAGCGAATGGGTGCTCCTATCACAGCTTACAACAGAATAAGCGATGAAAAGATTACTATTCACAGCAACATTTATGAACCTGACTACGTAGTTGTTGTTGATGAGACATTAATCGGAAGTGTTGATGTAACAAAAGGGCTCAAAAAAGGTGGTGCAATAATTGTTAACACTTCAAAGTCTCCTGAAGAAGTCAAGAAGATGCTCGGAGATTTTGATGGAAAGGTTTACACAATTGACGCAAGAAAGATTTCAATGGAGTGTTTGGGCAAGTACTTCCCGAATATCCCTGTTCTTGGAGCGGTTATAAAGGTAACAGGCATTATTCCCGAAGAAGAAGCAATAAAGGACATGGAAGGGTCGCTTCATCACAAGTTTGCAACAAAGCCAGATGTGATTGAGGGTAATCTCAAAGCGTTTGTTAGAGGAATGCAGGAGGTGCAAGGATAA
- the rplI gene encoding 50S ribosomal protein L9 yields the protein MKVVLLQDVKGLGKKDSIVEVNDGYARNYLIPRKLAVPATEGLEKHLKKKKESEQKKKEKELEAARNLANKLEKSQIIIKAKAGENGKLFGSITNKEIAEEIKKQLGVDIDKKKIELDDPIKLIGSYDVIIRLYQGVVAKLKVHVTAS from the coding sequence ATGAAGGTTGTACTTTTGCAAGATGTGAAAGGGCTAGGGAAGAAAGATTCAATAGTTGAAGTAAACGATGGATATGCCAGAAATTATCTGATTCCACGAAAACTTGCAGTTCCTGCAACAGAAGGTTTAGAGAAACACTTAAAAAAGAAGAAAGAATCTGAACAGAAAAAGAAGGAAAAAGAGCTTGAGGCTGCAAGGAATTTAGCAAATAAGCTTGAAAAGAGTCAGATTATTATAAAAGCAAAAGCAGGTGAAAATGGAAAACTTTTTGGTTCTATAACAAACAAAGAGATTGCTGAAGAGATAAAAAAGCAGCTTGGGGTTGATATTGATAAGAAGAAAATAGAGCTTGATGACCCTATAAAGCTTATTGGAAGCTACGATGTTATTATAAGACTATATCAGGGAGTTGTGGCAAAGCTTAAAGTTCATGTGACAGCAAGCTGA
- a CDS encoding thiamine pyrophosphate-dependent enzyme, with protein MAYNIKELAARPERFTGGHRMCAGCGAPVAVRAILRALKPEDRAVVGVATGCLEVSSCIYPYTAWKDSFIHSAFENAAATVAGAEAAYKVLKKKGKVQGEFKFIAFGGDGGTYDIGLQSLSGAMERGHNMVYVCYDNGAYMNTGIQRSSATPLYADTTTSPQGKVLPGKMQPRKDLTEVMVAHGIPYVAQTAFITPNLKDLIEKAEKALYTDGPAFLNVLAPCPRGWRYETSKLIEISKLAVDTCFWPLYEVVNGQYRLTYKPKEKLPVVEFLKTQGRFRHLFKKGNEHLIEQIQQEVDRRWERLLELCGEK; from the coding sequence ATGGCATACAATATAAAAGAGCTTGCAGCAAGACCTGAAAGGTTTACAGGCGGGCACAGGATGTGTGCAGGGTGCGGTGCACCTGTTGCTGTAAGAGCAATACTACGCGCACTCAAACCAGAAGATAGGGCTGTTGTTGGTGTTGCAACAGGATGTTTGGAGGTTTCAAGCTGTATTTACCCATACACAGCATGGAAAGACTCGTTTATCCACAGTGCATTTGAAAACGCTGCTGCAACAGTTGCTGGTGCTGAGGCTGCATACAAGGTTTTGAAGAAGAAAGGAAAAGTTCAAGGTGAGTTTAAGTTCATTGCGTTTGGTGGTGACGGAGGAACATACGATATTGGTCTTCAGTCGCTTTCCGGTGCAATGGAAAGAGGTCACAACATGGTATATGTTTGCTATGACAATGGTGCTTATATGAACACAGGTATTCAGAGATCTTCTGCTACCCCACTTTATGCTGATACAACAACATCTCCACAAGGCAAGGTTTTACCAGGTAAGATGCAGCCAAGAAAAGATCTTACAGAGGTTATGGTTGCGCATGGTATACCATATGTTGCACAGACAGCTTTCATCACACCAAACTTAAAAGATTTGATTGAAAAGGCTGAAAAGGCACTTTACACGGATGGACCAGCATTTTTAAATGTTTTGGCTCCATGTCCAAGAGGTTGGAGATATGAGACATCAAAGCTCATTGAAATTTCAAAGCTTGCAGTTGATACATGTTTTTGGCCACTTTATGAAGTTGTAAATGGTCAGTACAGGCTCACTTACAAGCCAAAAGAAAAGCTTCCTGTTGTTGAGTTTTTAAAGACTCAAGGAAGGTTCAGACACCTTTTCAAGAAAGGAAATGAACACTTAATTGAGCAGATTCAGCAGGAAGTTGACAGAAGATGGGAAAGACTTTTAGAACTTTGTGGTGAAAAATAA
- a CDS encoding DHH family phosphoesterase: MKDKKSHFRFDFSVSQAGFILSLLFDFVILYFNIKIGLICLTLIVLLAIYNVRLNRKKNKQLLEYIETLTLNIDTASKDTLLKFPFPILISEYNGDIIWYNHKFLNTVKNKKLIGKNLKDELPDLYSAVLEGKSKVEKFEYDGNFFDVLITIVEVEEGKNEKRFLNLFYFVDITDFVLLQKKYEIQNVVFGYLTIDNYEDVLNSAPEVSKSSIISEIEKRINDWFYNQIRSDVFLMKYERDKYFFICNNEAFYKMQERRFNILDQIKEVNLYNKIIPTISCGIGIRQDSIFQAQKDAKTALDMALSRGGDQFVIFYDGKFEFFGGKTKEHEKRSKVRSRVMAQTIKEIVKHSDKIFIIGHQYFDLDCLGAAVGLSKLCLNLGKEVYIVLNSYNPTIKSFLQMLLDDPQYQNIIIDQQKALKIKTKTSLLFVVDTQRTSYIDMPQMILEFEKIIVIDHHRRPADWIEQALICYSETYASSVSELVAELLSYEGIKLKKFEAEILLAGIMIDTRGFTKNVGVRTFEVATYLRENDAMPEAIKEYLKEDLESYILKSQLISSLEIIHNNIALVVDYSQVCRDNVIIAKVADELLNIKGIDASFVVCKIENSVLISGRSNGKINVQVILEKIGGGGHLETAGARLENVTIKEAKEILLKAIQEYIDENRNF, from the coding sequence GTGAAAGATAAAAAGTCTCACTTTAGATTTGATTTTTCCGTATCGCAAGCAGGTTTTATACTCTCTTTGCTTTTTGATTTTGTAATTCTATATTTTAATATCAAAATTGGTTTAATTTGTCTTACGCTAATTGTTCTACTTGCTATTTATAATGTTAGACTCAATAGGAAAAAGAACAAACAACTTTTAGAATATATAGAAACTCTCACTCTTAATATAGACACAGCTTCAAAAGACACACTTTTAAAGTTTCCATTTCCAATTCTTATATCTGAGTACAATGGTGATATAATATGGTATAATCATAAATTTCTTAACACAGTAAAGAACAAGAAATTAATAGGCAAGAATCTTAAAGATGAACTTCCTGATCTTTATTCAGCTGTTTTAGAAGGGAAAAGTAAAGTAGAAAAATTTGAGTATGATGGTAATTTCTTTGATGTTTTGATAACCATTGTTGAGGTAGAAGAAGGGAAGAATGAAAAGAGGTTTTTGAACCTGTTTTACTTTGTTGATATTACTGACTTTGTTCTTCTTCAAAAGAAATATGAAATACAGAATGTAGTTTTTGGCTATTTGACCATTGACAACTATGAAGATGTTTTAAATTCAGCACCTGAAGTATCTAAATCTTCTATTATTTCTGAGATAGAAAAGCGTATTAATGACTGGTTTTACAATCAAATAAGATCAGATGTGTTTTTAATGAAGTATGAACGAGACAAATACTTTTTTATATGCAATAATGAAGCCTTTTACAAGATGCAGGAAAGAAGATTTAATATTTTGGACCAGATAAAGGAAGTGAATCTGTACAATAAGATAATTCCTACCATAAGTTGTGGCATAGGGATAAGGCAAGATTCGATATTTCAGGCACAAAAGGATGCAAAAACGGCTCTTGACATGGCCCTGAGCCGTGGCGGTGACCAGTTTGTAATATTCTACGACGGCAAGTTTGAATTTTTTGGTGGTAAAACAAAAGAACATGAAAAACGCTCAAAAGTGCGTTCACGTGTCATGGCACAGACAATAAAAGAGATTGTTAAACATTCTGATAAGATATTTATTATTGGTCATCAGTACTTTGACCTTGACTGTTTGGGCGCAGCTGTGGGTTTGAGTAAGTTGTGCCTGAATTTAGGCAAGGAAGTGTACATTGTACTTAATTCCTACAATCCTACAATTAAAAGTTTTCTTCAGATGCTACTTGATGACCCTCAATACCAGAATATAATAATTGACCAGCAAAAAGCTTTGAAGATAAAAACAAAAACCTCACTTTTGTTTGTGGTAGACACTCAGAGAACAAGTTATATAGATATGCCACAGATGATTTTGGAGTTTGAAAAGATAATTGTAATTGACCATCATAGAAGACCTGCCGACTGGATAGAACAGGCTCTTATTTGCTATTCAGAAACATACGCTTCATCTGTATCTGAACTTGTTGCGGAGCTTTTGAGCTATGAAGGGATAAAGCTGAAAAAATTTGAGGCAGAAATACTTTTAGCGGGTATAATGATTGATACAAGAGGATTTACAAAAAATGTTGGTGTAAGGACTTTTGAGGTTGCAACGTACCTCAGAGAGAATGATGCTATGCCGGAAGCTATAAAAGAATATTTAAAGGAAGATTTAGAAAGTTATATTTTAAAAAGTCAACTTATTTCAAGCCTTGAGATTATTCATAACAATATCGCCCTTGTGGTTGATTATTCACAAGTGTGCCGGGATAATGTTATAATAGCAAAGGTGGCGGATGAACTTTTGAATATAAAAGGGATTGATGCTTCTTTTGTTGTGTGCAAAATAGAAAACAGTGTGCTAATTAGCGGTCGCTCGAATGGCAAGATAAACGTCCAGGTTATATTAGAAAAGATTGGTGGTGGAGGTCATTTAGAAACTGCAGGTGCAAGACTTGAAAATGTAACTATTAAAGAGGCAAAAGAGATTCTTTTAAAAGCTATACAAGAATATATTGATGAGAATAGAAACTTTTAA
- the serS gene encoding serine--tRNA ligase produces the protein MLDLKYIRSNPEKVQEGLSKRNKDISIAPILELDERRRKLLAEVESLKALQNQKSKEVPKLKKEGKDVTDLMNELKELSDKIKELDSKVKEVEDEIEKILLTIPNIPHESVPVGKDDTENVEVRRWGEVREPDFEIKPHWEIGVNLGILDFERASKVSGSRFTFYRGLGARLERALINFMLDLHIEKHGYTELFPPFLVARKSMIGTGQLPKFEEDAFKTTDDYFLIPTAEVPVTNYHREEILKEEDLPIKYVAYSACFRAEAGAAGKDTRGLIRQHQFNKVELVKFAKPEDSYDELEKLTADAEDVLKELGLPYRVVLLCSGDLGFSSAKTYDIEVWMPSYGRYVEISSCSNFESYQARRANIRFRRKDGKLDYVHTLNGSGLAVGRTLAAILENFQQKDGTVVVPEVLRRYMGTDVIK, from the coding sequence ATGCTTGATTTAAAATATATAAGGTCAAATCCAGAAAAGGTACAAGAAGGACTTTCTAAGAGGAACAAAGACATTTCAATTGCGCCCATTTTAGAGCTTGATGAAAGAAGAAGAAAGCTTTTGGCTGAGGTTGAAAGCCTGAAAGCTCTGCAGAATCAAAAATCTAAAGAGGTTCCAAAGCTCAAAAAGGAAGGGAAAGATGTTACAGACCTTATGAATGAGCTAAAAGAGCTATCTGATAAAATTAAAGAGTTAGATAGCAAGGTCAAAGAGGTTGAAGATGAGATAGAAAAGATTTTGCTTACAATCCCAAACATTCCTCATGAGTCTGTACCGGTTGGCAAAGATGATACAGAAAATGTTGAAGTAAGGCGCTGGGGTGAGGTAAGAGAACCTGACTTCGAAATAAAGCCACATTGGGAAATTGGTGTAAATCTTGGAATCTTGGATTTTGAAAGAGCCTCAAAAGTGTCAGGAAGCCGTTTTACATTTTACAGAGGACTTGGTGCAAGGTTAGAAAGAGCTTTAATCAACTTCATGCTTGACCTTCACATTGAAAAGCATGGCTATACTGAGCTATTCCCACCTTTTCTGGTTGCCAGAAAATCTATGATTGGCACAGGGCAGCTTCCAAAATTTGAAGAGGATGCATTTAAGACAACAGATGATTACTTTTTGATACCAACAGCAGAGGTGCCTGTTACAAACTACCACAGAGAAGAGATACTCAAAGAAGAAGATTTGCCAATAAAATATGTTGCCTACTCAGCATGTTTTAGGGCAGAAGCTGGTGCTGCTGGCAAAGACACAAGAGGGCTTATTCGTCAGCATCAGTTTAACAAGGTTGAGCTTGTGAAGTTTGCAAAGCCAGAAGATTCTTATGATGAACTTGAAAAACTCACAGCTGATGCAGAGGATGTTTTAAAGGAATTAGGACTTCCTTACAGGGTTGTTCTTCTTTGTTCGGGTGATTTAGGATTTTCTTCTGCAAAGACATACGACATTGAAGTCTGGATGCCAAGCTATGGAAGATATGTTGAGATTTCTTCTTGTTCAAACTTTGAAAGCTATCAGGCACGAAGAGCAAACATCAGATTCAGAAGGAAAGACGGAAAACTTGACTATGTTCATACGCTAAACGGCTCAGGCCTTGCTGTGGGAAGAACCTTAGCAGCAATACTTGAAAACTTCCAGCAGAAAGATGGAACAGTAGTTGTTCCAGAGGTTTTGAGAAGGTATATGGGTACAGATGTAATAAAGTAA
- a CDS encoding 4Fe-4S binding protein — protein MRKMKITEDVTWKEITPAGVIIDPGNAEDFKTGDWRTMRPVWHEDKCKQCLFCFYVCPDSSIKVENGKMVGVDYDHCKGCGVCTEVCPFKAFDFVEEKK, from the coding sequence ATGAGAAAGATGAAAATAACAGAAGATGTTACATGGAAGGAAATAACACCGGCAGGTGTAATTATCGATCCAGGTAATGCAGAGGACTTTAAAACAGGCGACTGGAGAACAATGAGACCTGTTTGGCATGAAGATAAATGCAAGCAGTGCCTATTTTGCTTCTATGTATGTCCAGATTCATCTATAAAGGTTGAAAATGGAAAGATGGTTGGAGTTGATTATGACCACTGCAAAGGTTGCGGAGTTTGCACAGAGGTTTGTCCATTTAAAGCTTTTGATTTTGTAGAGGAGAAAAAATAA
- the pheA gene encoding prephenate dehydratase, giving the protein MKVAYLGPIGSYSYEAARKFFADEQEKNLVARDTIDDVFETVEENEVEFGVVPVENSIEGSVSTTLDYLLKSQVYIIKEIVLKVEHYLCTREEKEQILTIASHPQAFSQCHDYLRKNFKEAKLIQVSSTSYAARICAEGEVDAAICSLFAAQKNNLKILAGPINHENNYTRFFVISKNPNFEMGEKNKTSIIFSTYDKPGSLYKILAIFNLYDLNLTKIESRPAKTNLGEYVFFVDIEGFVDDEDVSDALKVVQRKSTFFKLLGSYSVVCPDSDNKNYWMDVDGV; this is encoded by the coding sequence GTGAAGGTTGCATATTTAGGTCCTATTGGTTCATATTCATATGAAGCTGCAAGAAAGTTTTTTGCAGACGAACAAGAGAAAAATCTTGTAGCACGCGACACAATAGATGATGTGTTTGAGACTGTTGAAGAGAATGAGGTTGAATTTGGAGTTGTTCCTGTTGAAAACTCCATTGAAGGAAGTGTCTCGACAACCCTTGATTATCTTTTAAAATCCCAAGTTTATATAATAAAAGAAATAGTTTTGAAAGTAGAACATTATCTTTGCACAAGAGAAGAGAAAGAACAAATTTTAACAATTGCTTCACATCCCCAGGCGTTTTCTCAGTGCCATGATTATTTAAGAAAGAATTTTAAAGAAGCAAAACTTATACAAGTTAGCAGCACGTCATATGCTGCAAGGATTTGTGCAGAAGGTGAAGTAGACGCTGCAATCTGTTCTTTATTTGCAGCACAGAAAAATAATCTTAAAATTTTGGCTGGTCCAATAAACCACGAGAATAATTACACAAGATTTTTTGTTATAAGTAAAAATCCTAACTTTGAAATGGGGGAGAAAAACAAGACATCAATTATCTTTTCCACCTATGACAAACCGGGAAGTCTTTACAAAATATTGGCTATTTTTAATCTTTATGATTTGAATTTGACAAAGATAGAGTCACGACCGGCAAAGACTAATCTTGGTGAGTATGTGTTTTTTGTTGATATAGAGGGATTTGTGGATGATGAAGATGTGAGTGATGCGCTGAAAGTGGTTCAACGAAAATCTACATTTTTTAAGCTTTTAGGGTCTTATTCTGTTGTTTGTCCAGATTCGGATAATAAAAATTATTGGATGGATGTGGATGGAGTATGA
- the dnaB gene encoding replicative DNA helicase, translated as MEPDIVQNQERIPESREAEEAVVGAMLLSREVISDVAEILTEDDFATPQLKEIFASIMDLFEEGKPIDVITVAERLRERGTFDAVGGSEYLTNLVINTPTTANATYYAKIVEEKSLLRKLINSSMKIIEKCKSQTERVEDIVDFAEKTIFNVISHKNSKDFSHLKEILIETYNKIEELYLRKSHIIGVPTGFAEFDKMTAGLQPSDLILIAARPAMGKTSFALNIVQHAALRAGVPVAIFSLEMSKEQLVTRMICSEAMIDSHKLRTGNLEDEEWKKFAKALALLSNAPIYIDDTPAITVSEMRAKCRRLKLKEKGLGLVMVDYLQLMTARGRFESKQQEIAEISRSLKALARELNVPVLALSQLSRAPETRADHRPILSDLRESGAIEQDADIVAFLYRDEYYNPDTDKKHIAELIIAKHRNGPTGTIELLFLDKHTKFKDLEKNR; from the coding sequence ATGGAGCCCGACATTGTTCAAAATCAGGAAAGAATCCCTGAAAGTCGCGAAGCAGAAGAAGCGGTTGTTGGTGCAATGCTTTTGAGCCGCGAGGTAATTTCTGATGTTGCAGAGATTTTGACAGAAGATGATTTTGCAACACCACAGCTAAAAGAAATTTTTGCTTCTATCATGGACCTTTTTGAAGAAGGCAAGCCTATAGATGTCATAACTGTGGCTGAAAGATTGAGAGAGAGAGGGACATTCGATGCAGTTGGAGGAAGTGAGTATCTGACAAACCTTGTGATAAATACCCCAACAACTGCAAATGCTACATATTATGCTAAGATTGTTGAAGAAAAGTCTCTTTTGCGAAAACTCATAAACTCTTCAATGAAGATTATTGAAAAGTGTAAGAGCCAGACAGAGAGAGTTGAAGACATAGTCGATTTTGCTGAAAAGACAATCTTCAATGTTATTTCTCACAAAAATTCAAAAGATTTTTCGCATTTGAAAGAGATTTTAATTGAAACATACAACAAGATAGAAGAACTATATCTCAGAAAATCGCATATAATAGGGGTTCCTACAGGATTTGCCGAATTTGACAAAATGACAGCAGGTCTTCAACCATCAGATCTGATTTTGATTGCAGCAAGACCTGCAATGGGCAAGACAAGCTTTGCGCTAAATATTGTCCAACACGCAGCACTGCGTGCTGGTGTTCCTGTTGCTATATTTTCGCTCGAGATGTCAAAAGAACAGCTTGTAACTCGTATGATTTGCTCAGAAGCAATGATAGACAGTCACAAACTTCGTACTGGTAACTTAGAAGATGAAGAGTGGAAAAAGTTTGCAAAAGCTTTGGCACTATTGTCAAACGCTCCAATTTATATTGACGATACACCTGCTATAACAGTTTCTGAAATGAGAGCAAAGTGTAGAAGGCTCAAGCTCAAAGAGAAAGGGCTTGGTCTTGTGATGGTTGATTATCTTCAGCTTATGACTGCTCGTGGCAGGTTTGAAAGCAAACAACAGGAGATTGCCGAGATTTCAAGGTCATTAAAGGCCTTGGCAAGAGAGCTAAATGTCCCAGTGCTTGCACTTTCACAGCTGTCCCGCGCACCTGAAACAAGGGCTGACCACAGACCGATTCTCTCTGACCTTCGTGAAAGTGGGGCAATCGAGCAGGATGCTGACATTGTTGCGTTTTTGTACAGGGATGAGTATTACAATCCTGACACCGATAAAAAACACATAGCAGAGCTTATAATTGCAAAGCACAGAAATGGACCTACTGGTACAATTGAACTTCTTTTCCTGGACAAACATACAAAGTTCAAAGATTTGGAGAAAAATAGATAA
- the porA gene encoding pyruvate ferredoxin oxidoreductase, whose translation MAIRDRLSGNEAIAFAMKQINPDVVAAFPITPSTEVPQYFSQYVANGEVDTEFVAVESEHSAMSACIGASAAGARTMTATSSQGLALMWEMLYIAASMRLPIVMAVINRALSGPINIHNDHSDSMGARDSGWIQIYCENNQEAYDSLIQAIRIAEHKDVRLPVMVCYDGFITSHAVENIELLEDELAKKFVGEYNPEFYLLNEQNPISMGPLDLPPYYFEHKRQQAEAMKNAKKVVLEVAEEFAALTGRKYGLYESYKLDDAEVAIVVMNSTAGTAKAVVDEYRSKGYKVGLLKPRLFRPFPVDEIVGALKHLKAVAIMDKSDGFNAAGGPLFTEITSALYGRADGIKAINYIYGLGGRDVKTDDIAKVYDRLLDIVKTGNIGEIYNYIGVRE comes from the coding sequence ATGGCTATTCGAGATAGACTTTCTGGTAACGAAGCAATAGCTTTTGCAATGAAACAAATAAATCCTGATGTTGTTGCCGCTTTTCCAATTACACCTTCAACTGAGGTACCACAATATTTTTCTCAATATGTTGCAAACGGTGAGGTAGACACTGAGTTTGTTGCTGTTGAGTCTGAGCACAGTGCAATGAGCGCATGTATTGGTGCGTCAGCAGCAGGTGCAAGAACTATGACAGCAACATCCTCACAAGGTCTTGCACTCATGTGGGAGATGCTCTATATTGCTGCGTCAATGAGACTTCCAATTGTTATGGCTGTTATAAACAGAGCTCTTTCTGGTCCTATTAATATTCACAACGACCATTCAGACTCAATGGGTGCAAGAGATAGTGGCTGGATTCAGATTTACTGCGAAAACAACCAGGAAGCTTACGACTCGTTGATTCAGGCAATAAGAATTGCTGAGCACAAGGATGTAAGACTTCCTGTGATGGTTTGCTATGACGGATTTATTACAAGCCATGCTGTTGAAAATATAGAACTTTTGGAAGATGAACTTGCAAAGAAGTTTGTAGGTGAATATAATCCAGAGTTTTATCTTTTGAACGAGCAAAACCCAATTTCAATGGGTCCGTTAGACTTGCCACCATACTACTTTGAGCACAAAAGGCAGCAGGCTGAAGCTATGAAAAACGCTAAAAAGGTAGTACTTGAGGTTGCAGAAGAGTTTGCTGCCTTGACAGGAAGAAAATATGGTCTTTACGAAAGCTACAAGCTTGACGATGCAGAGGTTGCAATAGTTGTAATGAACTCAACAGCAGGAACAGCTAAGGCTGTTGTTGACGAGTACAGAAGCAAAGGATACAAGGTAGGGCTTTTAAAGCCAAGGCTTTTCAGACCATTCCCTGTTGATGAGATTGTAGGGGCGCTCAAGCACTTAAAAGCAGTTGCTATAATGGACAAGTCAGATGGATTTAACGCAGCTGGCGGTCCACTTTTCACTGAGATTACAAGCGCTCTTTATGGAAGAGCAGATGGTATAAAGGCTATCAACTACATCTACGGTCTTGGTGGAAGAGATGTTAAGACAGATGATATCGCAAAAGTTTATGACAGGCTTCTTGACATTGTCAAGACAGGTAATATTGGAGAAATTTACAACTACATTGGTGTGAGAGAATAA
- a CDS encoding TVP38/TMEM64 family protein, which translates to MKRKNLSIVLNIVAIAGFILLATAVAIKYRHFFADIVSKPKEFKNWILSFEHLGILIFIFIQILQVIISVIPGEAVQISGGYLYGTLFGTVYSLIGIMIGSVCVFYITRFLGYSLVRKIVSEEKLRKFYSLINSPKGEIAIFLLFLIPGFPKDILTYIVGLSPIKPLRFFAIVAIARLPGIFFSSYIGSSLEEKNYTMAIVVSAAATILFVLGVVYRDNIIKTIHNWVHKKGSSNL; encoded by the coding sequence GTGAAGAGGAAAAATCTTTCAATTGTCTTAAATATCGTTGCAATTGCAGGATTTATTTTACTGGCAACAGCAGTAGCTATAAAATATAGGCACTTTTTTGCAGATATTGTTTCCAAACCAAAAGAGTTTAAAAACTGGATTCTATCCTTTGAGCATCTTGGTATCTTGATTTTTATCTTTATTCAAATTCTTCAGGTTATTATTTCTGTTATACCTGGTGAGGCTGTACAAATCTCTGGCGGATATCTTTATGGTACGCTGTTTGGCACAGTATATTCATTAATTGGAATCATGATAGGCTCTGTGTGTGTATTTTATATAACAAGGTTTTTGGGATATAGTCTTGTGAGGAAAATTGTCTCAGAGGAAAAGCTCAGAAAATTTTATTCACTTATCAATTCTCCAAAAGGAGAAATAGCCATATTCTTGCTCTTTTTGATACCAGGATTTCCAAAAGACATTCTGACATACATTGTTGGACTTTCGCCAATAAAACCGCTAAGATTTTTTGCGATTGTTGCCATTGCAAGACTGCCAGGAATATTTTTTTCATCATACATTGGAAGCAGCCTTGAAGAGAAAAACTACACAATGGCAATTGTAGTTTCTGCTGCAGCTACTATTTTGTTTGTCTTGGGTGTTGTATACAGAGACAATATCATAAAAACCATTCATAATTGGGTGCACAAAAAAGGTAGCAGCAATCTTTAA